Proteins encoded together in one Halorubellus sp. JP-L1 window:
- a CDS encoding site-2 protease family protein has protein sequence MQPGAPAPSASPPPAGPPSTPPDAPDPAAFDDHFHTYETRVENDEVRYYGEPLGVPETVVRDIWQVFHEHGYEVELTVEAGRYVLVATEQSYGIDGIPWKNVLLFLATVFTTLFVGAQWYLVDPVADPVTALTTAWPFSAAVMGVLMTHELGHYVASRYHRVNASLPYFIPFPSLIGTMGAVIRMKGRMPDRKALFDIGASGPLAGLAATIVVTVVGLYLPPIPVDPSVLNAEGTVTISLGFPPLMHVLSWVTGQPLEYGSALNVNPVVIGGWVGAFVTVLNLIPVGQLDGGHITRAVFGEDQSTLAAFVPVSLFGLAGYLHYVERVTFQAVVIWVFWGVLTLVVGRAGTAEPVRDDPLDRRRLVLAALTFVLGAACFMPVPVLVSTT, from the coding sequence ATGCAGCCCGGCGCCCCCGCTCCATCGGCGAGTCCGCCACCCGCCGGTCCGCCCTCGACGCCCCCGGACGCACCGGACCCCGCCGCGTTCGACGACCACTTCCACACGTACGAGACGCGCGTCGAGAACGACGAGGTGCGGTACTACGGCGAACCGCTCGGCGTCCCCGAGACCGTAGTCAGGGACATCTGGCAGGTGTTCCACGAGCACGGGTACGAAGTCGAGTTGACCGTCGAAGCCGGCCGGTACGTCCTCGTCGCCACCGAGCAGTCCTACGGGATCGACGGCATCCCCTGGAAGAACGTCCTGCTGTTCCTCGCGACGGTTTTCACGACGCTGTTCGTCGGCGCACAGTGGTACCTCGTCGACCCCGTCGCCGACCCCGTGACGGCGCTGACGACCGCGTGGCCGTTCTCCGCGGCCGTGATGGGCGTCCTCATGACGCACGAGCTCGGGCACTACGTCGCGAGTCGGTACCACCGCGTGAACGCGAGCCTCCCCTACTTCATCCCGTTCCCGAGCCTCATCGGGACGATGGGCGCCGTCATCCGCATGAAGGGCCGGATGCCCGACCGGAAGGCGCTGTTCGACATCGGCGCGAGCGGGCCGCTCGCGGGACTCGCCGCGACGATCGTCGTCACCGTCGTCGGACTCTACCTGCCACCGATTCCCGTCGACCCGTCCGTGCTGAACGCCGAGGGCACGGTCACCATCAGTCTCGGCTTCCCACCGCTGATGCACGTGCTGTCGTGGGTTACCGGCCAACCCCTCGAGTACGGCTCCGCGCTGAACGTGAACCCGGTCGTGATCGGCGGCTGGGTCGGCGCGTTCGTCACCGTCCTGAACCTCATCCCCGTCGGCCAGCTCGACGGCGGGCACATCACGCGCGCCGTCTTCGGCGAAGATCAGTCCACGCTCGCCGCGTTCGTACCCGTGTCGCTGTTCGGGCTCGCGGGCTACCTGCACTACGTCGAGCGCGTCACGTTCCAGGCGGTCGTCATCTGGGTGTTCTGGGGCGTGCTCACGCTCGTCGTCGGACGCGCCGGCACCGCCGAACCCGTCCGCGACGACCCGCTCGACCGTCGTCGGCTCGTGCTCGCCGCGCTCACGTTCGTCCTCGGCGCCGCGTGCTTCATGCCCGTCCCCGTGCTCGTCTCGACGACGTGA
- the pyrH gene encoding UMP kinase: protein MKVVVSIGGSVLAPDLDSPRVSAYADVVETLVDDGCRVAAVVGGGGVARDYIGAARALGANEIELDQLGIDVTRLNARLLIAALGEGVATAPATDYEEAGEILRNDDVCVMGGVAPAQTTDAVSAAVAEYVGADLLVYATSVPGVYSDDPNEVADAEQYPQLSAAELVDVIAGLEMNAGSSAPVDLLAAKIIQRAGTRSIVLDGTKPERVLDAVRYGDHDGTDIVPEAAGDDLTYWAE, encoded by the coding sequence ATGAAGGTAGTCGTCTCCATCGGCGGGAGCGTCCTCGCCCCCGACCTCGACTCGCCTCGCGTGTCGGCGTACGCGGACGTCGTCGAGACGCTCGTCGACGACGGCTGTCGCGTCGCGGCAGTCGTCGGCGGCGGTGGCGTCGCGCGGGACTACATCGGCGCGGCGCGCGCCCTCGGCGCGAACGAGATCGAGCTCGACCAGCTCGGGATCGACGTCACGCGCCTGAACGCGCGCCTGCTCATCGCCGCGCTCGGCGAGGGCGTCGCGACCGCGCCAGCGACCGACTACGAGGAAGCCGGCGAGATCCTGCGGAACGACGACGTCTGCGTGATGGGGGGCGTCGCGCCCGCTCAGACGACGGACGCCGTCTCCGCGGCCGTCGCGGAGTACGTCGGCGCGGACCTCCTCGTGTACGCCACCTCCGTCCCCGGCGTGTACTCCGACGACCCGAACGAGGTCGCGGACGCCGAACAGTACCCCCAGCTCTCCGCGGCCGAACTCGTCGACGTCATCGCGGGCCTCGAGATGAACGCCGGGTCGTCCGCGCCCGTCGACCTCCTCGCGGCGAAGATCATCCAGCGTGCTGGCACGCGCTCGATCGTCCTCGACGGGACGAAGCCGGAGCGCGTCCTCGACGCGGTCCGCTACGGCGACCACGACGGCACCGACATCGTCCCCGAGGCCGCCGGCGACGACCTGACGTACTGGGCGGAGTGA